A stretch of DNA from Peromyscus maniculatus bairdii isolate BWxNUB_F1_BW_parent chromosome 7, HU_Pman_BW_mat_3.1, whole genome shotgun sequence:
AGACCCATAGCAAAACTATAACTTACGCAGCCTGCCTAAGTCAGGtgtccttcttctttctctttgggtGTATGGACAACCTACTGCTGACTGTGATGGCGTATGACCGATGGGTAGCCATTTGTCACCCTCTACACTACCAAGTCATCCTGAATCCTGGTCTGTGTAGACGTTTGGTCCtggtgtcatttttctttagtcTTATGGATTCACAGGTACACTGGTTGATGGTGTCACAACTAACATTTTGCACTAATAAAGAAATCCCtcatttcttctgtgatgttccagCGCTTCTAAAACTTGCCTGTTCTGATACCTCTACCAATAACATAGTTATATTTATTATAGGTATCATTGGTGGTTTTCTCCCTGTCTCAGGAATCTTTTACTcctactataaaattatttcctccATTTTTAGAGTTCCATCATTGCATGGGAAATATAAAGCCTTTTCTACCTGTGGATCACACCTGTcagttgtttgcttattttatggAACAGGCCTTGGTGTGTACCTTAGTTCATCTGTTTCTAGTTCTTCCAGAGAATGTATGGTGGCTTCAATAATGTATACCGTGCTAGTTCCCATGATTAACCCCTTCATCTACAGTCTGAGAAATAGAGACATCAAGAAAGCCCTCCAGAAAATAGTCAAAATAACCTAAATTAATTACCTGTATGACCCTAAAATACATAGATTTTTAAACTGTGGTTCAAATAACTGATTGGGTGCCATGAAAAATGTAGCAACTGTAAAAATTTTTGGACACAAAATTATCAAAACTTAATGCATACATGTAGTGAATCAAGATATATCTTGCTGTGCTTATCCAAGTTAGATATTTTAGGTTCACTGTGGCCTTATTTCTGAacatttaacattaaaaattcaTACTGCATATGTTTTcatacaacaaaaaaatcaaagaatgtaGACAGaaatacttttttctctttttttttcttttttttctttttctttctttcttttctttttttttttttttttttttttttttttttgcttttcagttGCTTTATTTACTTTACAGTTTTTCCGTGCAAATGGGCAGCACTGTACTGTTGACAGAAACTCACACTGAGTGGGAAGGCAATCTCCAATTAGAAGTTGGCAACACAAGCCTCACCTGGCACATGGAAATAACATAAGGCTCACTACAAACAGATCAGTAAAGGCACGGCAGGAAAATGCAAGGAAAAGGAATACATCAGGAATCACAGTATGAATCTCATAAAAATGGCTGAAGTCAAGGCATAAGGCAGAATTCATTATGATGATCATGGTGATTAGAGAACTCCCCCATAAGAATACGCAGACAATTTCTCAACTGTAGCTCCCTAAGTTTCCTCCtgatttctctcatctcttccatAAACATTTCCATATCATCTCCATCTCCACCCAACCCATCATTAATCTGCCTATTGGGTATGGCCCATTGAGAGTTAGGGGAAGTCGGCGAGCCTGTCCTCTTCGGTGGTGGTTGTTTGCTGCAGGCTGGTGGCCATCACCTCCTCCCAAAGGGTGGTCCTCCTTGGACTGTATTAGATTTGACTGTTAGATTTGACAAGAATTGCTATGCTTTTACCATATGTACAGATGGAAATTAATGGTTTAATTAGAAGAAGATATTCAATATTTTTCTAACATAACTTATCAGCATGTAAatgtaatattaatatattttgacTGTGTTGTGCaagaatgtttaattttaaaaactgaagtttcTGTTACTGACTTGAGGTTCATACAATAGCTATTTGCAGGGTATGGATTCCCAGAAAAAGATAATCATTCTCTTTTGATTATGTGGCCACTGATAGCATTCCCATACTCCAGGGTTTGCCCCAAACTAAATCATATATGGCCAACACTAATGGAAATCAATGGACTATGAGAAAAGAGACATGAAATTGGGTAAAGAATATGAAATGAAGGATATTTGAAGAATTGGGGGAGATGGAAATGAGGGATTAATATGCTTGTAAACATGTGTGAACCtctcaaatataaagaaaaaatttaaatcactAAAAGAATTTTAACTTGATATTAAGGCAAAATTtgcaacaatttctgaaatggccttgAATGTACTCCAGCCATTTTTGTACTATGTACTTACCTAACTCATATACCTCTGTAGTAATGTCTTTAcccaaaatattaataaagtatGAAAACACAATGAGAAGTTATACATTCTGATATATAACATATTCAGACATGGTTTTCTTTATGAAAAACTTAAACTCCTACATCTAAATAATAATTatgcaaatttttctttttaatttttaataaatactaaATTTTTATTCATGATGAAGAATTTTTATTGTTATGCTGTATCAATATTTTGCATTGTACTTGATATTGTATTACATAATAATATTTTCATACAAGATCATCAGATATTTTGAGCACATTTTTCCTTAGACTTTACTATCATCCCCCCTTTTCCCATCATGTGCTATATTCATCTTGTAGAGACAGACTTAATTCACTTAAAATGGTTATTCCCCATTATGTTTATTTTCCCTCATAGTAACATTCTATTTTACAGATAAAAAacaggcctggtggtggtggtatatgcctttaatcccagcactcagaaaggcagagacaaatggatctctgtgaatttgaggccagcctggtctacagagtgagttccaagacagtaaagagctacacagagaaaacctgtcttcagaaaacaacagcaacaagaaaaaacacaaagaaacaaaaacaaaaacagttccaTATTGCATATGAcacgttttatttatccattcctctgttgttGGAGACCTAGGTTGGTTTCATGGCTTTGATATCATAAAAAAGTGTTGCTAAAATAGTGTTGTGCAAATGTCTCTGTGATATATCATCTTGGAGTCCTCTGGACAAATGCCCAGGAATGATATACTTAGGATATATGACACATTTATCTTTGTTGTTTGAGAGTTCTTTATGCTGATTTCCACACTGGCTAGAATAGTATACATTTCCATTAGCTGAGTATAATTCAAGTAAAAGAAATATTGAAGGAAAGGCTCGCCAACAGATTGTGTCAACTGGAAGTGAGTATCAAGGCTTGAAGACCAGGTAGAATACTTAGGTCATTCAGTCACAGAAAACGTCAAACCCAAAGAACTCAAGAATGGAACTTGCAGGAACTCTTGAATACTATAAAAACATAATAGTTATAGAAGAAGAGACTCAGATCAAAGTCACAGAAACTATCTTTAACAAAATTATAGAGAAAAACTTCTGTAatataaagaaagagatgcctgtCAAGAACAAATAGGCATGCAGAGTATCAAATAGGCAGGAGCAGAAAAAAGCACCCCACAATACCTAATAATGAAAACATGtagcatacagaacaaagaaaagatattataagctgcaagggaaaaacaCCCAGTAACATTAAGGCAGGTTAATTAGAATAACATCTGAAATAGTAAAGGCAGTTTGCAGAAATCCCATAGTGAACATCACCATAAACAGAGGGGAACTCAATgcattttcactaaaatcaggaacaagtatGTCTTCTGTCTTCCTACCTATTCAGTACTTGATGTCTTAACCAGAACAgtgagacaactgaaggagatcaaggggatacaaataagaaagaagtcaaagcatcTTCGTTTGAAGGTGATATGACTATACATAAAACACCCTAAAGATTCCACCAGAAAGTTCCCACAGCTTATAAACACATTCAACAAAGTAGTAggacacaaaattaaaacaaaaaattagacttcatatttacaaataaacacaccaacaaattaattaaaggaaCAATACCATTCACAGTAGCCTTAAAAATAATCTAtgagccaatcaactgtctctttccctcgaccctcgcccttcattgctcccactcatgtccaggttgttcatgtagatctcagccatttctctgtcattgggcaatccttgtgtctttcttgggatcctattttccaggtagcccaccccccccccattcccacctcctccagggcaaagcctcccccaaggactgagttcgacctggtagactcagtccaggcaggtccagtcccctcctcccagattgagccaagtgtccctgcataagtcccaggtttcaaacggctaactcatgcaatgagcacaggacctggtagggggcaggaagggggagaacaagggaatctgtggctgttatgtagaactgaatggtaatataaaataaaataaaaggaaaaatattggaAAAAATAATCTGTGAGTAAATTTATCCATGGAAGTGACAATAGCATCCAAGAAAAGctaaaaacactgaaaatgaaattgaagaagataccagaagatagACAGACCTCCCATTCTCACAGTTTGGAAGtataaatattgtaaaaatggccatcttaacaAAAGTAATGTGCAGATTCAATTTAATCTTTATTAAAATTCATTGCTGTTTTTTACAGAAATTTGAAAAATTTCACATGGAAATAAGAATGGTCCATGGTAACCAAACAATcccaagaaacaacaacaaaagcaaaagctaCCAAAATTATCACCATCCCATATTTCAAGTGAAATTATAGGGcttaagtaataaaaacagcctgatactcatgaaaaaaatcaactcatGCTTGAATATGATAAAATTGAGGACACACATAGAAATCCATACACatccacctgatttttgacagaaTCCAACAATAGACATTGGAGAAgagacagcattttcaacaaCTGGTATAATCAGACTTTCCTTTAGGCCACcaactcacaaataatgacacagagacttattaattatgaaagttcagctgTTGTGGGGATTCATTCCATTTAGCCAATGACTAGAAAGAATTCCCACAacactcagccttagcttagacttgtcccactagctcttatgacttaaattaacccatatttttttgaTCTATGTTCTGTCACTTGGATCGTTATCTCATCTCTCTGTACTGCCtatgctgcttcctctgcatctggttaGTGAGTCTGCTTCTCTTCTCCCCAGAGTCCTTTCTGTCCCCAGATGTTGCGcctacacctcctgcctagctattggccattcagctctttattaaactaatcgcagcaatgtatcttcacacagtgtacacataTCCCACAGCAAACTGGTACTAGTAAAAGTGGATGGCTACATGTAAAACAACGCAACTTGATCCTTGACTTTCCCTCTCCTACAGTTAGAAAATGCCAACAGCTGTCAGTAATGAGATTTCATTCTTACCCATGGCCACGCCATGCTGGACTTGGCCTTGCTTGAGCTTTTATAAGTCTCTTGCATGCTGTCAAAAATCATTGTAAATTCCTATGTGTAATTGCCCTTTTGTTTTGTCTGGAAAACTGTTTTTCTTGAAATCATTCCCTATCCTTTGATCTTACAACTTTAAGTGCATTCTTCTTTGAAGTTCCCTGAAACTTGGGGAATAGGTGTGATATATACATTCCAAATACGGCTGACCAATCTatggtcacttattctctgcagtaTTGACCATTCAGATTATATATGTTAATAGCCATCAACTGCAAGAAGAAGCATCTCAGATGAGGGGTGAGAGATGCATTTGTCTGTGAGTATAGCAAGATGTCAGTATGATTGTTTTAGTATACTATGCTCACTTATCAGCATCAATTAAGTTTTCCCCTTGGACATATGACCTATCCTCAGGTTCTTGGACTTATTAACAAGTGCAAGGAATTGATTTAAACTCACAAAGTAGGCATTAGGTCTCATAAAAATCTGGTTGGGTACTCTCATACTATCCATGCTTTTGCACTAATGAGCAATATTGTCAGGCTACTTGTGTTGTAGCTCGCAGTGTTCTCAGCTGGATGAGGCTGATTATTACTCCCACCTCCAAGTAATGTGGATATCAtattccagcactatgaaagctagcctaGGGATGAATATTTCAGATCAATACCAGCTGATATTTCCATGTTCTATGAGTCTAGTATGTGGCATCTTCAGAAATGGGGTCCTACCACCAAGTTTTAGATGATAACCACAATAATTtgcaataacaataataatatataataattattattattatatccttAAAGGCCTATGGGATAAAAATGGCTGATAACTCACAGAAAGAAACCCAAGACCAATCCATGTTTGAAAAAGGCCAAAGTTGATCATTATTTGTTTCTTAATGACTACTATTTTGCCTAGGAGAAGTGGAATTTAAATGTAGCTTCAGTTGGCATTTATGTGACAGTTAATgagatttatcatttttttcacgGAGATCATCCatgtccatttgtatttcttctcttgAAAACTGTCTGTttggaccctaagaaagacacagggatcgctcaatgacagagaaatggatgagatctacatgaacaacctggacgtgagtggggtaatgaagggtaaggtttaaggaaaagagagcttaggggagcaggagatcccagctggatcaagaacagagagggagaacaagaaataagagaccatgataaatgaagaccacatgagaacagaaagaagcaaagtgctagagaggtccccagaaatccacaaagatacctccacaaaaggCTACTGGCAATGGATGAGAgtaagcccaaactgacctactctggtgataggatggccaaacaccctaattgtcatgctggaaatctcatccaatgactaagggaaccggatgcagagatccactgccaggccccaggtggagctccagaaatccaatcagcgagaaagaggagggtttgtatgatcgagaattgttgagaccaggattggaaaaagcacagggacaaatagccaaactaatggaaatacatgaactatgaaccaatagctgaggagcccccaactggatcaggccctctggataaatgaaacagttgattagcttgatctgtttgggaggcatccaggcagttggaccaggacctgtcctcagtgcatgagctggctgtttggaacctggggcttatgcaggaacactttgcttagcctgggaggaggggactggacctgtttGGACTGAATCTACtgggttgaactcaatccccaggggagtcattgccctggaggagatgggattggGGGGGTGACGGGTGAGAGGTGGGGGGTGgtgtgggcaggaggagggagaacaagagaatctgtggctgatatgtaaaattaagttaaattataaaataaaaaatacaacaaaaaaaaaagaaaactgttcatTACATTGGCACATTTATCaactgggttgttttttgttgttgttctttgtatGTAATAGACATTAATCTGCTATCAAATGTATAGTAAACAAAGATGTTATCCAATTCTTGTAGGGTTTAACTTTCTTCAACTGTTTCCTTTGATGTGCATaagaattttcatttcattaggtCTCATTTGacaattttcatgattttctgaCTGACTGGATTCTTATTCAGAAAATCATTGACAATGATAGcatccttttcttttattgaaaacttttatcatacaatatatttatgATTATATCCCTCAATTTGTACAAGATCCTTCCCATTTCCCTATCCATGTGATTTTATGCTCTTTTTCTCaaaatctttcttaaaaacaagaacaaacaaacaaaatacaagaaatatgCCAGGCAATGTTTGCacattgcctttaatcccagaactcagaaggcagagccaggcggatctctgtgagttcgaggccagcccaggctaccaagtgagttccaggaaaggcagaaagctacacggagaaaccctgtcttgaagaaaaagaaatacattttaaaaatccacaaaaacacaaagacaaaactaAATTATACAATCAAAAgaccaaaaagttaaaaatgcccaaacaaagcaaagtaCAACAATTAATCTAGAAAAAATACTGtttagttcattttatgttggccaaCTATCCTGGGCATGGAACCTACCATGAAGTGTAATTAGCATACTCATTTGAAAGGTACTattccctttatttctttctgaatCCGTGCCTTAGTTATATtttgattgctgtgaagagacaccatgaccaaggaaaatgTTAAtgatgaaagcatttaattgaaggCTTACTTATAGTTTTGGAGGATTAGTTGATGGTCATAACAGGAAGCACACATACaatggagcaatagctgagagctttacatcattgtcttgcaagcaacaggcagagagagaggaagggaaggaaaagagactAATCCTAGTGTGAGCTTTTGAatccttaaagcccacccccagtgacaaaaCTTcatccaataagaccacacctcttaatctttCAAATCCTTCTCAGGCAGTTATTCTACTCCCTGATGACTACGgtttcaaatatatgagtttgtatggtccattcttattcaaacatcacagtttatttgtaatttttataaagtaaatctactgatttttgtgttaatttttttatcctgctacttttctgaaagtgtttaaCAGAAGGAGAAGTTTCCTGGTAGAGGTTTTAGATCACTTATGCAcataatcatatcatctgcaaataaaaatattttgacttctttatttCCTGTTTGTAGCCCattgatctctttcagttgtccTACTTCTCTggctaagatttcaagtactatattgaataggtatggagagagagaacatctgtCTCTTTTTCATgatataatggaatattttgaGTCTCTGTACTTTTAGGTTGTTGTTGGTTGTAGATTTGCcataattgcctttattatgctgaaGAATGGCCCTTGTATCCTTAGATTCCCCAGAACTTTTAaaatgaagggatgttggattttgtcaaagttttGCATTTAATGAGAAGATCATAGGGTGTGTCATTCAGTCTCTTTATGTAGTGAGTTTGATTTATGTTTGTTAAGTTATTCCTGTATCTCcaggatgaagcctatttgaagATAGTGTCTggtctttttgatatgttcttggatttgatttggAAGTATTTTATAGAGAATATTTGCATCCATGTTCATAAGAGATACTGGTTGATATATTTCATTTGTTGGGGTATTTGTATAGTTTTGGCATCAAGGTAATAGTGGCCTTATAAGACAAATTAGGAAACATTCCtccagtttctattttgtgaagtaatttgagaagtattggtgtTAATTCTTTTTTGAAGAGctgatagaattctgtactgaattCATTTGGTCCTAAGGCTTTTTGTTTGGAAGATATTTAATTACTGCTTCTTTTTACTAGGAGTTACAGATATGTTTAACTTGCTTATTTTATCTGCATTTAATGTCAATATATCACATATATGaagaaattaattcatttattttagatgttCCCATTTGATAGAATACAGAGTTTTTAAAGTATCTTCTTATGATTCTTTGGATTCCCCcgtgtctgttgtaatgtctccATTTTTATCTCTACTTTTATTAAtttcaatattctttctctgtATTTCAGCTAATTTGGTAACAGAGACAGCTGAAAATAGGTCAGGAGGCTGTTAGAAACCAGTGGTTCATCATGTCCAATTCCATATAAATTTTGCAACTGGTATGCTGGAATTTATGTCAAAGAATTATAGTTGTTCAAATGGAGCATTCTAAGCATATAGATACTTACTGACATTTCTGCTCTTGCTTTGCATCTTGTTATTTTCATAGCCAATACTTATAAGGAGTTACTTGAGACAGATATATATCTATTTTAGTCTTCTTGTTAATATGTTGGTTTCTGCTGCCAAAGTCCTGATAGAAGCATTTCCAGGGATGAAGGATTAGCTTTTATTTGGGGACAGGATATGTCAGACCATCTGTGCTGGGAAGTTtttatgtgaacttgacacaagctgtagtcatctgagaggagagaaattcaattgaaaaaaaatgcccccCTAAGATTGAGATCTAGACAAACCTATGCAACAtgttcttaattaatgattattTGGAAGGATCCAGTACTTTTTTATGACATGGTACATCTGGGCTGATGGTATTGAGTGCTAttacaaagcaggctgagcaagccatgaggagcaagccagtaagcaacactcctctctgacctctgcatccactcctgcctccaggctcatTTGAGTTTCTGACATGCTTTATTTAATAATGAACTGTGATACAGaagtgtaaataaaataaaccccttccttcacaagttgcttttggtcgtgatgttttatcacagtaatagaactgATTATTAAGATACTATCATAGTAAAAATATATGGTGGTGGGAGTGTTAGATGTCAGTTGTATACTTACTGGTAAATTAAGAACTAGAGGACGAGGGGctagaaaaaagacaaagatgtTAAAAATGCGCAATGCTCTTATAAacacatgagttcagttcccagtacccatgataggctgtagctagagttttcctgccttgcccacagtcaggacaaatctctgtcacctgccagtcccacagccgctcagacccaaccaagtaaacacagagatttatattgcttacaaactgtatggctgtggcaggcttcttgctaactgttcttataacttaaattaatccatttccataaatctgtaccttgccacatggctcatggcttaccggcattttcacatgctgcttgtcatggtggcagctggcagtgactccttc
This window harbors:
- the LOC102919113 gene encoding olfactory receptor 7E178-like; the protein is MEPYNLTGALEFLLLGLSDDPELQPILFVLFLLIYLLTVLGNMFIILAISSDSHLHSPMYFFLYNLSLSDMGFSSTTVPKMLINMQTHSKTITYAACLSQVSFFFLFGCMDNLLLTVMAYDRWVAICHPLHYQVILNPGLCRRLVLVSFFFSLMDSQVHWLMVSQLTFCTNKEIPHFFCDVPALLKLACSDTSTNNIVIFIIGIIGGFLPVSGIFYSYYKIISSIFRVPSLHGKYKAFSTCGSHLSVVCLFYGTGLGVYLSSSVSSSSRECMVASIMYTVLVPMINPFIYSLRNRDIKKALQKIVKIT